Genomic window (Elgaria multicarinata webbii isolate HBS135686 ecotype San Diego chromosome 16, rElgMul1.1.pri, whole genome shotgun sequence):
GCGAAATGCAGCATCCTCCTGTCTGGCCACAAAATAACGCCTGCCTTGGTTAGTTTAACTGGTCAAGTGGGGAAAGTTACTCACCGAGAGGGCTTCTGCCTGCACTCGTGTTAACTCTGCTGAAGTTaattctgcttcctccctctctcagcccTCGTTTTTTGTCGTGTACAACATGGTGACCACCGAGGTGATTGCTGTGTTTGAGAACACGTCGGATGAGTTGCTGGAACTGTTTGAGAACTTCTGTGACCTCTTCCGGAATGCCACGCTCCACAGCGAGGTGGTGCAGTTCCCTTGCTCCGCCTCGAGCAACAACTTTGCCAGGCAGATCCAACGTCGGTGAGTTCTTTGGGCGGCCGGTTGGTCTTCAAAGCCAATGAGGTCGAACAGGCTTCGTTGTTATCAGCAGAGGCAGTGCTTTGAAAATAATATCTAgcttttatatagcgctttaaagcagggcAGTTGAACCTGTTGCAGCCCGgaggctggattccattttgcagaagctcttgggggctgcattccaggggtagATTGGGCAAAAGGGGTACggaccaaaataccaaaactACCAGCAGATTGCCGGTTAAAGCTTTTCCTattggtaactaagccttagaagaggcgttTCATCCTTTTAGACAATGGGAataaactgtacaaaagccaagAAGCCACCAAGCAGATGGGGATAACCGGGTGACTATGAGCAGAAGCAAGATAACACTTACATAGGCTCCGTTCATTGGTTGTATTTCAGTTTTACTCCATTTTCCATCCAAGGAGATCAAGATATGTGTTTCTcccccaattttatcctcacgacattGCTGTTGTGATGTAGGTCGCATAATAATAAGATGCTATTGCTGACCATCTTCTTAGGCAAGGCCACCCAATGaacattttcctgatgtccagctggacatcaggaaaaccttcctgactgttagagcagtacgacaatggaatcagttacctagggaggttgtgggctctcccacactagaggccttcaagaggcagctggacaaccatctgtcagggatgctttagggtggattcctgcattgagcaggggattggactcatggccttgtaggccccttccaactctgctattctatgatcctccatCTTCAAGGCCaggtcacccaatgaacttcCTGGCTGAATGAGGATTTGAAGCTGGGTCTCCCAGTCCTGGGCCAGCACTCTAACCATTGGACCGCACTGAGTTGCGGAGGAAGGCTCAGGCATTACATCAACGACTTCATGGAAGGGATATGTTTGGAGTTCGGGTTTGAAATAAAGAGAGGTAGGCGGCATGAGAGAGGGGAGATGTTCCATGCACAAGAAGCAACACAGGGAATATTGATTGTTTGTGAATTGTACTTGAGTCTAGTGAAGAGAGCGTAGAGCTTTCTCCCATCTTGAAGGCAGGAAAACTAGTTTAGTCTGTTTACTGGAAGGATTTTTTTCAGGCAGATGGTCAAGCACAGACTATTCTTCAAAGCCTTTTGCCCTGTAGCAgcattttcccctttcctcccctaaTCTCAACAATAATGGCTGCAGTGGATGGATTTTGACATCATGTTTCGATCTTAGAAGGTCCCTCTATAGCGCTAAACCTTAGATTAATTTGATGTGTTACTAAtccatctctctccccatttctgaTCTCCACCATACCATGTAGCTCAGAGGTCTTGGGAAGAAGCCAATTCGTATCAGCTTAGTTCAGAACTTACCTCAAACAAAACATGAGTGCTGATTAGGGAATAAAGTGGCAGGTTTATTGCATAGGCAGGGCTGAAACATTCAATTGGAAGATTAATCAACAAAGGCTTGAGTTGATTGCTTGATGGGGTCAATTTCAATTAACGGGGCTGTGATTTGAGGATaagtcttatttttttatttttttaaggctgcTGATTCTGTTGTTTTACTTTGATGGAGATGCCAAAAGAATGTATTAAAGGAggtgccttttttttcttttaacaagtgATAGCTTTcattcagggatggggaaagtgtgtccctccagatgttgctggactgcagctgCCATCTTGCCTCtctattggccatggtggcaggggctgatgagagtttctgcccatcaacatctggagagccatgcgttccccatccctgctttagtttATTGACAGCACAGTCCTGAACATCTCTCCTTAGACATGAGTCCCATTGACTTtggtgggcttactcccaggtaagtgtctaTAGGATTGAGGTCTAAACTGTACTTTTGTCTTTTCTTGAAAACATCTCGAAAACATCGCTAAGTTTAAGTTTTAGGAGTATTCAGATGCACTTAATTGATTAACTCCTGCAGTGGTTTCCAGACAATTTAGCAACAGGGTATCTGTTCCACATAGATTTGTCTGCTGGGATCTTTGGGCTCATCTGCCGTGGCATGAAGCCCTGGTTTTGTTGCAGGAGATCCTCAAAAACGTTCCAGGACTCTCGCTGTTGCCCCCGCCTTGACTGAGACTGCACCCTAGATGTTTCCCAGCCTAGAATTTGCCCTGGGGTTTCACATTGCAGAGGGTAGTGGTGTCCGTGGTGGTGGGCAAGTTGTTCCACCATCACTAATCTTCTCACCGAGGAGCCCATGATCAGCAATGTCCAAGGAACTACAGGGTTCCCTACTAGGCCACACTTTGCAAACCACTGTACCAATCAATTCTTGGTTAAAATGTGGAAGACTATTTACTGGGTTGGCAGTGTaccaaggaggagaaggctatcaatggcgatTAGCCcggatggctgtgtgctatctccagtattcgaggcagtaagcctgtgtgcaccagttgctggaggaacatgggcgggagggtgctgttgcacccatgtcctgccttgttggtccctggccgatggatgGTTGGccgctgcgtgaacagagtggaccctgggtctgatccagcagggccttcTTATGTAAAGCTTCTTCATGCTGAGCCAGCCCATTGACTGGCCCATCTAACGTTGTACAATAACTGGCAGTAGCACTCCCAGGCCTTAACATGTGCTCCGTCTAAGCTCCAGTCCCTCCTCTCCTTTGACGAGCTTGGGATTCCCCCTGTCcttttccatctctgcttttcCCAAGGCTAAGACGCAGTGGTTTTGTTGGTGGTGCGATGGGTGGTGGAGGAGCATTTCATTCCTTTCAGCTCTATCCTATCCCCCTGTCTGCTTCAGATTCAAGGACACTATTGTGAACGCAAAGTATGGTGGGCACACGGAGGCCGTACGGCGGCTGCTGGGCCAGCTTCCAATCAGTGCTCAGTCGTACAGCGGCAGCCCCTACCTTGACCTCTCCCTCTTCAGCTACGACGACAAGTGGGTCTCGGTCATGGAGCGCCCCAAGACATGCGGCGATCACCCTATCAGGTATGCTGAGTGCCTCGAGCATCGCCTACATCTAGGGTTTGAATGCATGACTCTTATGTACGTTCTGcattttgaaatgagcaaaagagAGGCAGGTTAGCCAGAATGGAGAAACTAGAATATTATCTCCATTCTGGCTAACCTCTCTGCTGCACTGGAAGACACGTTAGCTAAATGAAGCCCCCGTGTACAGGGGCAAGCTACCTCCGAAGACCGGGAGAAGGCTGGACTACACGGTCCTTAGCCTGATCCAAACAAACACCTCAAAGTGCTAAAAGGTACGTGGCTGATGTATTGTTGCACTCTAGTATGTATGCCCCCAAAGTCATGAATCAAAGGTTGTTTTGTTCTCCCCAACAAATCTCAGAGCCTGAGATACCCAGACAAAGTCAACCGGCTCCTCTCCAACCTTGACAGGCTAGCTTGATCCAGTATAGACTGTTCTTGGGTTTGGATGTTCTTAATTGCATCTAAGAACACTTCTAAGAACTGATACCGCACAGCCACTCCAGGCCTTGATTCTCTTCACCTTCCTAGAAAGATGAGCAACGGTTCAAAAGCCTTCCCCTTTATTATTATCCAGGATATTTGGAGGGAAATAGTCATTACCGCTGTGCAACAGATCTGCCTGTGCTTCCCTTTCAGTCCCTGCAAGTTCTTGGTGAGCACTGGGACAATGTTGCTCGTGCTGTCTCCCGGTTATAAGTGCTCCATGTATATGAGTCATCCTGGCTTTTTCGCTCCCGCTTGTTTTTCTTGCTGCTGTCCTTGATGCTCAGAGAAGCTCCATTGGGCGGCCTTTTGTCTGTAGGTGGTGACgtgtcccccacccacctgccGACAGAAAGCAGGAACTCTGTAGATGTTCCCAACAGCAGACTTCTGCAGTAAACAACAGCAGATAGCCACCTTCTCCTGGGCTCAGCAGCTGGGGGTTCAGAAGGCTAGAGGCCACATGTAGCCTTTCAGAGCTTTTGAATAGTTATTACGTCTCCAGTGCTTGCTTACCAAGTGGAAGATCCTCCAATTGGAAGGGATTTTGAGAGTTCTTTTGTCCCCAGCCTTTTGAGAGTTCTGCCTTTCGACCAAAGCAGAACGTCCAAACTGTGACCTAGTTGTGATGATGAATGGCGATATCATAGGTGGGGAGCCCTCAGGCCCAGGGCCCAATTCTGTCCTTGCTACTCCAGCCCTCCAGAGCTTGCCAGGTGGCCACGGCCCTTCTCTGGACCCACGCACTTTCCTCcaatcactgatcatttggtggttttctgtcTTTGtgcattctccccccctcccctattctaaaagactgaaatgcctgtCTGAAGACTTAGTTatcagcagtaagagctttaaagctTAAATAcattggtatttttatttatacattttttggtatttttgctcCACTCCCATCACCTTTGGCCTCCACCCGCTGTTGGAATCCCCTGAGCTTGGGACCCCCAAGCATGCAAAACATACACTCTGCCTCTGAGCTGTAGTGCCTGCTTTCCCTGTCCCTCccagtatgaacctacccatgccCTATGATCAAAATCTGAGCCCTCCGCTAAGTGAGGCTTGGAGTCATAAGGGgaagggcctttttagtggcgATTTCTAATTATGAAACATTCTCCCGAGGCCCGcttggcaccaacgttgttagcTTTTCAGTACCGggtttggacttttttttttattttatttattattgcatttatatcccaccttttttcctcccaaggaacccaaggcggttcctcctcctcctctccattttatcctcacaacaacaaccctgtgaggtaggttgggctgagagtctttgactggcccaaagtcacccagtggatttccgtggctgggtgaggactagaacccagatctcccgactcccagtccaacactttagccactacaacacagtgGTTCTCCGAGCCCTCCGCTGAGTGAGGACTTTCCTCCGCTCCCAGTCATTTGATGGCAATTATGGTCTtcactgatgttttagttgtttgTGGTGGTGATTGGATTTTAGTAGACAAtcattttagctgttttaaattgtgcatgttttgattttattgtaAGTCTCTAtgagtcttttttcttcttcttgagaaAAGTGTCTGAACAGCAACAATCTTTCCCATAGATTCAGGGGCATAACAATAACCAAGGTGTAATGTAATCATCAGAATGTACAGCATGCATGCCAGACGTTCAGAACAGTTCATTTACATTGTCTCTGTAACCCTGCAGCAGCCCTGTAGGCTAGGCTAGTGTGATTAGCCACCTGTAGCTTTTGTAGGAAAGGAAGGCAAGGCCAAAACTGAATGAATAATAGTGAATAAATATTGAAGATGTGGAGGCCGAGGGAGAATAATTACGGCCAACCAGTTAGTTCGTGGCAGAAGTGAGACGTGAACTGGGGATGTTCTTTGTTCAGTCATTTATCGCCTGTGCCACGCTGCTCTTGATGCTTAACCTTTTGTGCCTTAAAGTGAACCAGCAGGACTTGACTCCCTTGCAAATCTCCCTCAAGGTTGACATTCAAAAGTGAAatctgggggagtgggggaaagtgACGGATGAAAAATGTTAGAAGTCGAATTGTAAAATCTTGCCAACTTCTGAatgggtgattttttttattttacgttCCACTCTAAATGGCACAGTCCTTGCGAGGAATATAATTAGAAAGGCATCACGAAGGACAGGCCCCTTATACCATGGAAGAAATTGCAATTGTGCTGCAGGAATCGCCAGTAGTTACAAAGAGAAGAAGGGTATACTGTGAAAGACCGAGGGtgggagatattattattattattattatttatttatttatttatttatatagcaccatcagtgtacatggtgctgtacagagtaaaacagtaaatagcaagaccctgccgcataggcttacaatctaataaaatcatagtaaaacaataaggaggggaagagaatgcaaacaggtacagggtagggtaagcaggcacagggtagggtaaaactaacagtagaaagtaacagtacaagtctgcacaacatcaagttttaaaagctttaggaaaaagaaaagtttttagctgagctttaaaagctgcggttgaacttgtagttctcaaatgttctggaagagcgttccaggcgtaaggggcagcagaagagaatggacgaagccgagcaagggaagtagagacccttgggcaggcgagaaacatggcatcagaggagcgaagagcacgagcggggcaatagtgtgagatgagagaggagagataggaaggagctagaccgtgaaaagctttgaaggttaacaggagaagtttatattggattctgaagtgaattggataCTGCTGAGTCATCCCTCCTGAGTagcgtcatcatcatcatcatcacaatataattttatttcttacccgcctctccctggattgaggcagggaacaacatttaatacaaaaatgccatataaatcaaatgcataaaactgattaaaaacttattatgtatttatttatttatttatttatttatttatttatttattcaatgcaTTTCTagatcgcccaatagccgaagctccctgggcggttcacaaaaattaaaaccattcaaagtataaagcaaaccGTATAAAAACcatgatatacaatacaatataaaagcacaaatgtatagactgttaaaatgctgagagaatatagaataggtgccaggcgaaccttctAAGGGTGtccattccacagctggggtgccacagcagagaaggccctccgctACAACCTAACAattggacatcttaaaattcatgtgGGTGGGCCTGCCGGAAATGAAATATATTCTTGGGAAGGCTGGATTTCACCCTTTCCGTTGTAACTTAAGAATGACCAATGTCTCCAATTTGGAGCTGCTAGGTGGAGTCAGAGACAAGAGGACATAAAAGAAGCCCTGTTGGATTGCACCAAAGCTCCATCCAGTCCAGGACTGGGGATCCTCAGACCTGGGGCCCAGTCTGTCCCACTGAGGTTCCCAGGTAGCCGACCCCTCCCTTGACCACCCCCTCTTTCTTCCAACCACTGATCGTTTTGTGGTTCTCAGCCTTTGTGCGGTTCCCCCCTCTCTTCTgaaacattgaaatgcctctgctaaagctttagttactggcagtacgtGAAAGTATGCTGCGTTGTTGGtccctttggccacaccccttttgtctCTGGTTCCGCCCCTTTGCCTTTCTCGCCTCccacctgagagcttctctgaaatcaattttggcccttgggctggaaggGTTTCAACATCCCTGATCTAGTCCAGCTTCTTATTCTCCCCAGCGGCCAACTAGACGCCTCCGAGAAGCTGATGAGCAGGACCTGGACGCAACAGGGCAGATGGAGATGGAGGCTGCGAGGGAGCAGGCCTGGCTCCCTTGAGAGGATCAGAGACTTAATCCTCAGCCTGCCTCAGGCCCTGACCAGGTCTGCCTTACTTACGTAGTAGGGTCCTGATGCTGGTGGTGGGCTGTGATGACAACCTGGCTGCTGTGCAGGACTGTCGCTTCAGCCTCCTCTTGGTGGCCAGTTGGCCGGCTGCTTTGGATCCTCTCCTGTCATTCTGTgagcctctcccccaccccatcccaccccaccccaggggcTTTAAGGTTTTCTTCCACGCGGGATGGTTGTCGCTGCTCTCCTGAACCATTGGTTTGTCCCATTGTCACGCTttggcttctcctcctcccacgGCCGCACAGTGCTCCTCCTCTTGCGCCAGGCTGCGGCCTGCTGGCTTGTCCAGCCTCTGTGTTGGGTGACTGCATGGCTTCTGGCCCTCCCCGGTTGTCCCACTTGCAAGTCAGCTGCCCTCTAGCCAAACATGGAGCCTCGGGGTGGGGcgaaaaggggagggagggatgaaggTGTTCCGATTTTCTGCCTGCAGCCCCTGTCAATGTCGGAAGGCTGGGGCTCGGGAGGCTTAAAAGCTTAATAGGAAGCATTTGGAAGCATTTTAGAAGCAAAACAATTTGCAGGTAAACTTCCTGTTTTCATAACAATTGGCagagggagcggggggggggggggaatgcttgatATGCCTGTTCTTATTGACACGCATCTTGCATTTCAGTGCCTAATTTATCCATGGCATGCAAGCCTGTGGAAATGGCCTCTGATTGCAGAGCACTTttcaaaaatagatttaaaaatacCAAACAGAGCCCATCTTGGAGATTACAGGGCTCTCTTCTTGAGTGTGGCAAATTGCCCTGAATTGGAATGAGACGAGCAGAACACACACCATATTTTACTTtgggtgaaagggggggggagaagagaactctctccccttccctttattcctcccttcccctacttccacccccaccccccatggctcCTCCTGCGGAGGAGGGAACCATTTAGAAAGCCAGCTATCAAGAGGCTTCCAGCTCTTCAAGCTATTAAGATGGTTGCTCTTCCACCTAGCCCTTGTCCGTTGTCAGCCAGCCTCGCTGGGGCTTTCAAGAGGAGAAAGAGAATAATGGCCATTTAGAAAGAATGCGAGGAATTCAACAGGCTGCATTATTGAAATCTGGAGGGTGTCTACTTATTGAAAGAGCAGCCTGCTTCCTGTTCTATTTGCAGCTGAAGCGGTCAGCCCAGGAATGGGAAGGGCAGgctgctgggagtggggggcgcGCGTGGGATCCGCTTGAGTAGTGGGAGGCTTTGAGCTGAAAGCAGGGAGCTTCTCAAGCATGGCCgtagaagaggaaggagagagacgACTCATGAGATGGGACGCCAACCCTGGGCTGTTGTGTCTCTTTTGCGGATGCCCTTCTGTGAAGCAAGCTTCCctccttggggggaaaaaatgTTCCACCtgtaaagagcaccttttatcagcttaggttgatataccaactacgcccttatctggacagagatagcctagctacagttatccatgctctgataacctctcgtttggattactgcaatgcgttatacgtggggcggcctttgaaaacggtccggaagcttcagctggtacaaaacagggcagcccgtttactaacagggactggccggcgagatcacattacgccagtccttttacaacttcattggctgccagtccaggtcctttAATccaccccccccaaccccccaataAGGCTAGTTGCAATTTGGGGAGAAGAATTTagatggggaacatggtgggGGGTGGAAAGGATGGCACAGCTGCCCTGCAGTGTTGCTGCTCTGATCATCATGGAGGCTCATCGTGCACCAAAAAGACCAGGTGCTGGGAACATACAATTGGCCGCTGCTGTCCCCTTTGCGTTCTGCTTGCAAGTTTCCAGAGTTGTCCATTCGGCTGCTGTTAggaaacagtccggaaacttcaactggtacaaaacagggcagcacgtttactaacagggactggccgacgagaccacattacgccagtccttttccagcttcattggctgccagtccaggtccggtcccaattcaaagtgctggtattgacatttaaagccctaaacggtttggggccaggttgtttgaaggaacgcctcctcccatatgtacctgcccagaccttaagatcatctacaggggcccttctccgtgagcccctgccaaaggaagtgaggcaggtggctactaggacgagggctttctccgctgtggcaccccggttgtggaatgagctccccagagaggtccgcctggcgcctacactgtactcctttcgtcgccagctgaagacctttttattctctcagtattttaacacttaattttaacttaaatttaaattttactgtttaaccctgtattttaatcttatatcaattttgctgcgtgattttatcctggttgtgctttttatactgtattttgtatttgtggttttaacctgttggttgttttattatggttttaatttttgtgaaccgcccagagagcttcggctattgggcggtatagaaatgtaataaataaataaataaataaatatttgtctgCCATGAAATACAGGAATGTCTCCATAGAAACTTAGTGCACTGCAGAGGGATTCTGGGCAACTTCTGGGTCGAAAAGTGGTTAATACAAGGCACGGTCCATGTCTGTTGTGGACTTACCCTTGCCACACTTAAGTAGAGAATGTGTCCTGGAGCCCATCAACATTCCTCCCCAGGGCTGCAATTTGCAAGGGATGATAGGCAGGGATGGAGTCCAACCTCCTTACCAAGAATCGCCGATTAGAACTTCTGAGGAATGTTGGGCTTTCCTGGAACACAGTTTGGAAACTGCCGCTTCAAAGGAAAACTTACATTGGTTGTGCCAAATTGCATTCGGATCCTCTTGGATCGTAGCTCAGTGATGGTGCACATATAGAAGGTACCAGGATCAGGTGGTGGGTGAGGAAGAAGAGCTCAGCTTGAGGCCAGGGAGAGGTGCTGGCGGTCAGAGTAGACAGATGGACAAGCTGTCTGACCTGGCATAAGACCGCTTTCTATGAGACCAGTGACGTGTAGGCATCCAGGTATGTGTTTTGCCTGgaagtggcttgttgtgatggtAACACTGCTCCCAATCCCATGATTCGGCACTCATGGAATGCAGTTTCCACATAGCTGCCATGCTGCTGggcaattgattgattgattgacagcATTTCTATGCCACTCCATTACATAAAGTTCCCGGGGTGGCTGATTTATGAATTTGTCCCTCAGAGAGTTTGAGGGAACAAAATGATGAATTCTCACCAATGTCAATTGTGGGTGTTTTTCAGGACCACTTAATACAGACGAATATTATATAATAATGTCTCATGCCTCTGTAAAGTCTCTGTTTTTACCCTCTCTTCCAGAACTGCTTTCCTGGCATGGCCAGGAGAGGTACCCTTGAAAACCTAGGTGGGGGAAGGCAATAGACTGTGTTTGGGAAATCGGCAACCCTTTTACCTGTGCGGAGAACTTCCCAAATGCCCTTTTCTTCCTAGGAGCTGCCTGGGGCAATATCACTGATTTAGGAACCTATCTGTGCCTTTGCGGCATGGGCAGCCATTAACGCCAATCCCCACTCTTGTTTCAAACCTCGTTGCATGCCTCTCAGCTGAGCAGCAAAGGCTGTTCTACTTCACAGCCCGTGAAGCAAATGATGAGAAATGAGACGTTGGGCACAGTTCCTGTGCCATGGAGAGAGGAGGCTCAAGCTACACTTGCTAAGCCACTCAGCTACGGTCCATCTTTACAGTCACTTCTCCTATGAAGTTCCACCTGTACACCATTTGGTGGGCATTTCACTAGTTAATCCACCATGTGCTTTAATCCCATTGTTGTCCATTAtcttaaaaaagcaaagtttccTCCCCGCATCCCACATTGTATTTATGGGATCTACGTGtcaaggatattattattattattattattattattattattattattattattattattattatttatttatatagcaccatcaatgtacatggtgctgtacagagtaaaacagtaaatagcaagaccctgccgcataggcttacattcgaaTAAATCCagtttggttgtaaggcaactctgttttattgagcgtaatacagctgtatAGAGAAAGTCctgcagacaaagaacttctcagctggcagtgtgaaaagcagatgTATTTATACGTTGTAGCATTGTAGCAAAATTCTAAagtaaaacaaagacagatcaaagaaaacttcattGTACCTTATCAATAGATGGCCTATAACTCTTCTTGCAATGTCAGATGgtcctggatggtcagtcctctttatcaagctagcttatttgtcttctactatatcaagaggtcttgacagttagaaattccagttaagcatttccttgctgatataacagttttagcattacagcacattcaggcacatacattattGCAATCCCATCATGCCGTTCACTTGCAAGAGCTAAACTTCATACAGAGGCCTACATGCAGAGCAGGTgtatcaaggcttctggccttgttcTCTCATATAGGTCTAACAATCCTATTTTTTTGCctggtgttttgtttattttgtttttactctgttcAAAAGAACTGTTTCTTCACTCGCTGAATTGCAAGAGATTGACTCTCACATGGTTTCATGAGTGTCCTTAAAGCAtcattgcctctctctctctctctctctctctctccctcacagaTTCTATGCCCGAGATTCTGGTCTTCTGAAGTTTGAAATCCAAGCAGGACTCCTGGGCCGGCCCATCAATCACACAGTCCGGCGCTTGGTTGCATTCACTTTCCACCCTTTCGAGCCCTTTGCTATTTCCGTGCAACGGACTAACGCCGAATATGTCGTCAACTTCCATATGCGTCACAGCTGCACATAGCGCGCTTTTCGTTTATGGCGGTCGCGGGTGTTGAGTAGGTGCATTTCATCACAGACACACCAAAGTTAGTCTCATGCTCTAGGAAACCAAACAGCCATGTCCCTTTTGAGGACCTAAAAAGGTGTCGTCTTGGCCAATAGCATTTGACTCTCAC
Coding sequences:
- the DET1 gene encoding DET1 homolog isoform X2; its protein translation is MWPPTVTPEGTFIDVRTIGRFCYEDDLLTLSAVYPEVQRDSQTGMANPYKEPFINSLKHRLLVYLWRRAEQDGSAMAKRRFFQYFDQLRQLRMWKMQLLDENHLFIKYTSEDVVTLRVTDPSQPSFFVVYNMVTTEVIAVFENTSDELLELFENFCDLFRNATLHSEVVQFPCSASSNNFARQIQRRFKDTIVNAKYGGHTEAVRRLLGQLPISAQSYSGSPYLDLSLFSYDDKWVSVMERPKTCGDHPIRFYARDSGLLKFEIQAGLLGRPINHTVRRLVAFTFHPFEPFAISVQRTNAEYVVNFHMRHSCT